A single Paraburkholderia sp. FT54 DNA region contains:
- a CDS encoding FAD-binding protein, whose product MTNLVIAEHDSASIKAATLNTIAAAQKIGGDVHVLVAGHNAQAAADAAAKIAGVSKVLLADAPQLEAGLAENIEATVMNIAKDYTHILAPATAYGKNIAPRIAAKLDVAQISDITAVDSPDTFERPIYAGNAIATVQSQDPIKVITVRTTGFDAVAAEGGSATVEKIEAAADSGISSFVSREVTKLDRPELTSAKIIVSGGRGLGNGENYTKVLEPLADKLNAALGASRAAVDAGFVPNDYQVGQTGKIVAPQLYIAVGISGAIQHLAGMKDSKVIVAINKDEEAPIFSVADYGLVGDLFAIVPDLVATT is encoded by the coding sequence ATGACGAATCTGGTAATAGCAGAACACGACAGCGCGTCGATCAAGGCCGCGACGCTGAACACGATCGCAGCGGCGCAGAAGATCGGTGGCGACGTTCACGTGCTGGTCGCAGGTCACAACGCACAGGCCGCAGCGGATGCGGCAGCGAAGATCGCAGGCGTTAGCAAAGTGTTGCTCGCCGATGCGCCGCAACTCGAAGCCGGCCTCGCGGAAAACATCGAAGCGACGGTGATGAACATCGCGAAGGATTACACACACATCCTCGCGCCGGCCACCGCTTACGGCAAGAACATCGCGCCGCGTATCGCCGCGAAGCTGGACGTCGCGCAGATCAGCGACATCACGGCAGTGGACAGCCCGGATACGTTCGAGCGCCCGATCTACGCAGGCAACGCGATCGCAACGGTGCAGTCTCAGGACCCGATCAAGGTCATCACGGTCCGCACGACCGGTTTCGATGCCGTGGCAGCCGAAGGCGGCAGCGCGACGGTAGAAAAGATCGAAGCGGCAGCCGACAGCGGCATTTCGTCTTTCGTCAGCCGTGAAGTGACGAAGCTGGACCGTCCGGAACTGACGTCGGCGAAGATCATCGTCTCGGGTGGCCGCGGCCTGGGCAACGGCGAGAACTACACGAAGGTGCTCGAACCGCTGGCGGACAAGCTGAACGCAGCGCTGGGCGCATCGCGCGCAGCAGTCGATGCGGGCTTCGTGCCGAACGACTATCAGGTCGGCCAGACCGGCAAGATCGTCGCGCCGCAGCTGTACATTGCAGTCGGTATCTCGGGTGCGATCCAGCATCTGGCCGGCATGAAGGATAGCAAAGTGATCGTCGCGATCAACAAGGACGAAGAAGCGCCGATCTTCAGCGTCGCGGACTATGGCTTGGTCGGAGACCTGTTTGCAATAGTGCCGGATCTCGTAGCGACTACCTGA
- a CDS encoding LuxR C-terminal-related transcriptional regulator, which produces MYILLTGPAGLFREGVEALLRGFAQDAEVLASNCLTTNWPNDRKPDCVVMDGDCLRRASDELEAARRHTRTTPVIVLLSDAQRQHVDDLLAAGVSGCVEKSASSELLFSALRLAFAGGVYLPRSLVAASLHEPLAAAGVDAAQGLPYPNPHLHLTPRQIEVLALLARGRSNKMIARHLDVAEATVKTHLTTIFKALNVSSRGEASAVAARMERIRDAQVDKAINGHVTVGRLLANMQSHRFRSGEVLFRKGDASGELFYIEKGTVRLSELGIDMGAGTVLGEIGLFSPGYRRTSTAVCKTDCEMRTVSAADAIRLYYQEPEFALYLIQLIASRLQADKSRPA; this is translated from the coding sequence ATGTACATTTTGCTCACCGGACCGGCGGGACTCTTTCGCGAAGGCGTCGAGGCGCTGTTGCGCGGATTCGCGCAGGATGCCGAAGTGCTCGCGTCGAATTGCCTGACCACGAATTGGCCAAACGATCGCAAGCCGGATTGCGTCGTCATGGACGGCGACTGTCTGCGCCGGGCGAGCGATGAGCTGGAAGCCGCGCGCCGCCATACTCGCACGACGCCCGTCATCGTTCTCCTGAGCGACGCGCAACGCCAGCACGTGGACGACCTGCTCGCGGCGGGTGTTTCGGGTTGCGTGGAGAAGTCGGCCTCGTCCGAGCTGCTTTTCAGTGCGTTGCGCCTCGCGTTCGCGGGCGGTGTCTATCTGCCCCGCTCGCTGGTTGCGGCGAGCCTGCACGAGCCGCTCGCGGCTGCCGGAGTCGATGCTGCGCAAGGCCTGCCATACCCGAACCCGCATCTGCACCTTACGCCGCGACAGATCGAAGTACTCGCGCTGCTCGCCCGCGGGCGCTCCAACAAGATGATCGCGCGTCATCTCGATGTCGCGGAAGCGACAGTCAAGACGCACCTCACGACCATTTTCAAGGCGCTGAACGTTTCCAGCCGTGGTGAAGCGAGTGCCGTTGCGGCGCGTATGGAAAGGATCCGCGACGCGCAGGTCGACAAGGCGATCAACGGACACGTCACGGTCGGCCGACTGCTCGCCAACATGCAAAGCCATCGCTTCCGCTCGGGCGAAGTGCTGTTTCGCAAGGGCGACGCCAGCGGCGAACTCTTCTACATCGAGAAGGGCACCGTCAGGTTGAGCGAGCTCGGCATCGACATGGGTGCGGGCACGGTGCTTGGCGAAATCGGGCTCTTCTCGCCGGGGTATCGCCGTACGTCCACGGCCGTATGCAAGACCGACTGCGAGATGAGGACGGTCTCCGCAGCCGACGCTATCCGCCTCTACTATCAGGAGCCGGAGTTCGCCCTTTATCTGATCCAGCTGATCGCGAGCCGCCTCCAGGCCGACAAGTCCAGACCTGCATAG
- a CDS encoding hemopexin repeat-containing protein: protein MITKAYFLFDSQYVRYDVASDAVEAGYPKSIGANWTGFSAAGFGGGIDAAVNSDSGKVYFFRGPQFLRYDIAANAVDSGYPLAIAGHWPGLAEAGFGSDIDAAVNWGNGKLYFFKSGQYVRYDLSQDRVDDGYPVSIADGWPGFSAAGFGSGIDTALNWGNGKVYFFRGGKYLRYDVAADSIDPGYPADIDAAWGGLAAARAGSPIRASWSRTGATAGGADFSYLSDNFFSQLKAVCTRLNCVPEDLLGVMESESGVQPWSQNANGKATGLIQFMPEILKGLGWSAGPDAFKLLSAEQQLPYVESFYRPYIGKLTSPGRLYQATFLPATLTGTDESSIIAAPNGPHADAFHWNQTLDTNRDGVITVGDLTARINNVRQGQRWAALVSRL, encoded by the coding sequence ATGATCACCAAGGCTTACTTTCTCTTCGATTCACAATACGTCCGCTACGATGTGGCTTCGGATGCGGTGGAAGCCGGATATCCGAAATCGATCGGCGCCAATTGGACCGGCTTCTCCGCGGCAGGATTCGGAGGCGGCATCGATGCCGCGGTGAACTCCGATTCGGGCAAGGTCTATTTCTTCAGGGGCCCGCAATTCCTGCGCTACGATATCGCCGCCAATGCGGTCGATTCCGGTTACCCTCTCGCGATCGCGGGGCATTGGCCAGGGCTCGCCGAGGCTGGCTTCGGCTCGGATATCGATGCCGCTGTGAACTGGGGCAACGGCAAGCTCTACTTCTTCAAGTCAGGTCAGTATGTTCGCTACGATCTGTCCCAGGACAGGGTGGACGACGGATACCCCGTTTCCATCGCGGACGGCTGGCCTGGGTTCAGCGCCGCGGGATTCGGCAGCGGGATCGACACGGCACTGAACTGGGGCAACGGCAAGGTCTATTTCTTCCGCGGCGGAAAGTATCTACGCTACGACGTCGCGGCCGATTCCATCGACCCGGGTTACCCCGCCGATATCGATGCGGCGTGGGGAGGGCTTGCAGCCGCGCGCGCGGGCAGTCCGATTCGCGCATCCTGGTCACGCACCGGCGCAACGGCCGGCGGCGCTGACTTCTCTTACTTGAGCGATAACTTCTTCTCACAACTCAAGGCGGTCTGCACAAGACTCAACTGCGTGCCGGAAGACCTGCTCGGCGTGATGGAGAGCGAGAGCGGCGTGCAGCCGTGGTCTCAGAACGCGAACGGCAAAGCGACGGGACTGATCCAGTTCATGCCGGAAATTCTGAAGGGGCTGGGATGGTCGGCGGGCCCGGACGCCTTCAAACTTTTGAGCGCGGAACAACAGTTGCCGTATGTGGAGAGCTTCTACCGGCCTTACATAGGCAAGCTGACTTCGCCGGGTCGGCTCTATCAGGCAACCTTTCTTCCAGCGACGCTGACCGGCACCGATGAATCGTCGATCATCGCGGCGCCCAATGGCCCGCATGCCGACGCGTTTCATTGGAATCAGACGCTCGATACGAACCGTGATGGCGTGATTACCGTCGGCGATCTTACCGCGCGCATCAACAATGTGCGCCAGGGCCAACGCTGGGCAGCGCTCGTCAGCAGACTCTGA
- a CDS encoding DNA-binding response regulator, which translates to MLDTSTLERESRACEFLWVDLMPDPDVSMLNAVLDAYEVCRVRELHHVSSAIRLHAPPFVCFEVDDPDTRVFDSLMRVRNDHPELPVLVITGRDSIVVATWAVRLKVWDLLVKPVRHEELNETLSSIASIRRERDTAVVSNALSASSSSSGSQPCNRPGPPKRTLAAISHLHAHFACRISLETVAAACRLSPSQFCRVFRKDHNVSFCQYLLCFRMNRARELLERENMLVKEVAYAVGFTDLSYFTRSFKRHFGVCPAAYQEGTRRYAAG; encoded by the coding sequence ATGTTGGACACATCGACGCTTGAACGCGAAAGTCGTGCTTGTGAATTTCTCTGGGTGGATCTGATGCCCGATCCCGATGTGTCGATGCTGAACGCCGTCCTTGATGCATACGAGGTGTGCCGCGTCCGGGAGTTGCATCACGTATCCAGCGCCATCCGCCTTCACGCACCTCCGTTTGTATGCTTCGAGGTCGACGATCCCGATACGCGCGTTTTCGATTCCCTGATGCGGGTGCGCAACGACCATCCCGAGTTGCCCGTGCTGGTGATCACGGGCCGCGATTCGATCGTGGTCGCAACGTGGGCGGTGCGTCTGAAGGTGTGGGATCTGCTGGTCAAGCCGGTGCGGCATGAGGAATTGAACGAAACCCTTTCCTCGATTGCCTCGATAAGGCGGGAGCGCGACACGGCAGTCGTGTCCAATGCGTTGTCTGCTTCGAGTTCGTCAAGCGGTTCTCAACCGTGCAATAGACCCGGCCCTCCAAAGCGTACGTTGGCGGCTATTTCGCATCTGCACGCGCACTTCGCTTGCCGGATAAGCCTGGAGACTGTTGCCGCCGCCTGCCGGCTCAGTCCTTCACAGTTTTGTCGCGTATTCAGGAAGGATCACAACGTGAGCTTCTGCCAGTATCTGCTGTGCTTCAGAATGAACCGGGCTCGCGAACTTCTGGAGCGCGAAAACATGCTGGTCAAGGAGGTCGCTTACGCGGTTGGCTTCACTGACCTGTCGTATTTCACGCGGTCATTCAAGCGGCACTTCGGCGTATGCCCCGCCGCATATCAGGAAGGCACGCGGCGGTATGCCGCCGGCTAG
- a CDS encoding RICIN domain-containing protein, which translates to MAQRPADRMLTACLDEGDMYVSNSRLFSRQWRRGSAVAKQRTASIGKRLAALAFVGAHAIFMADGAMAQSEFRRLQLMQTGQFLDADHCGPSVAMNPGSSWEGGACQMWRFVPAGGGWFRIQLAHNGHFLDADHCGEHIATNPGSNWAGGACQLWQIVPAGGGWFRLRLQYDGRFLDADHCSARVTLNPGSDFNGGACQLWREIQ; encoded by the coding sequence ATGGCCCAACGGCCAGCCGATCGAATGCTTACCGCTTGTTTAGACGAGGGCGACATGTACGTATCAAACTCGAGATTGTTTTCACGGCAATGGCGGCGCGGTTCCGCGGTCGCCAAACAGCGTACGGCTTCGATCGGCAAGCGCCTTGCGGCGCTTGCGTTCGTGGGCGCGCACGCAATCTTCATGGCCGACGGCGCAATGGCGCAGAGCGAATTTCGACGCCTGCAACTGATGCAAACAGGCCAGTTTCTCGATGCCGACCATTGCGGCCCGAGCGTGGCAATGAATCCCGGGTCGAGCTGGGAAGGCGGGGCTTGCCAGATGTGGCGCTTCGTACCGGCAGGCGGCGGGTGGTTCCGGATTCAGCTCGCCCACAATGGCCATTTCCTTGACGCCGACCATTGCGGCGAACACATCGCCACCAATCCTGGCTCGAATTGGGCCGGCGGCGCGTGTCAACTCTGGCAGATCGTTCCCGCAGGTGGTGGGTGGTTCCGTCTTCGACTTCAATATGACGGCCGCTTTCTGGACGCGGATCACTGCAGCGCGCGCGTCACCTTGAATCCCGGCTCCGACTTCAACGGAGGTGCTTGCCAACTCTGGCGAGAGATCCAGTGA
- a CDS encoding glycosyl hydrolase 108 family protein: MSSFDDAFKALIGSEGGYSFNPADPGGETMWGVTARVARASGYAGPMRDLPLETAKQIARTKYWDTLRLDEFDPRVAFQIFDANYNGGLVVLWMQKASDAEPDGKFGPDTVAAVKAADPLKFVMRFAAYRVRYLKGLHTWPNFSRGWMDRMAKNLLMGAA; this comes from the coding sequence ATGAGCAGCTTCGATGATGCGTTCAAGGCCCTGATAGGGAGTGAAGGCGGCTATTCGTTCAATCCGGCCGATCCCGGCGGGGAGACGATGTGGGGGGTGACCGCGCGCGTCGCGCGCGCGTCGGGGTACGCCGGACCCATGAGAGACCTCCCGCTCGAAACGGCAAAGCAGATCGCCAGGACGAAGTACTGGGACACGCTCAGGCTAGACGAATTCGACCCACGCGTCGCGTTCCAGATCTTCGATGCCAACTACAACGGCGGCCTCGTCGTGCTCTGGATGCAAAAGGCATCGGATGCGGAGCCGGACGGCAAATTCGGTCCCGATACTGTTGCCGCCGTAAAAGCCGCTGATCCGCTCAAATTCGTCATGCGTTTCGCTGCCTATCGGGTGCGTTATCTGAAGGGACTTCACACCTGGCCGAACTTCAGCCGCGGCTGGATGGATCGTATGGCCAAAAACCTCTTGATGGGAGCGGCATAA
- a CDS encoding ABC transporter transmembrane domain-containing protein has product MPDAIPSSPPSSRIGPLFALLPFLRPYAGRWALAFLALVTSAGATLVLPVAFKYLIDRGFAAGDRAHIDRYFLALFAVSLVLAGATALRFYLVSWLGERVTADLRRAVYDHVLQMSPQFFETTQTGEVLSRLTADTTLIQTVVGTSLSLGLRNFFLLTGGVAMLAVTSPVLSGYIIATLVVVVAPIVIFGKRVRRLSRASQDKLANTSALAGEVLNAMPTVQSYTQEPFEARRFAGAVEAAFETALTRIRARAWLTAVVIVLVFTAIVFVLWLGAQAVLAGRMTAGQLSQFILYAVFTAGAVGAVAEVWGDLQRAAGATERLLQLLAARSPVVEAGTTVALPAKGEGIRFDNVSFSYPSRPGIAALSALSLDVRPGEHVALVGPSGAGKTTLFQLLLRFYDPQAGRILINGVPTREVPLVELRKEIGVVLQESVIFSGSVLENIRYGAPQATLAQVQKAADMAAAAGFIEELPQGYDTFLGERGVRLSGGQRQRIAIARAILKNPPILLLDEATSALDAASERLVQKALDNAAQNRTTLVIAHRLATVQQADRIVVLEQGRIVAQGRHAELLLSSPLYAQLAALQFGEQSGQTAYAAP; this is encoded by the coding sequence ATGCCAGACGCTATCCCGTCTTCGCCGCCATCATCACGTATCGGCCCCCTCTTTGCATTGCTTCCCTTCCTGCGCCCCTATGCCGGCCGCTGGGCGCTAGCCTTTCTCGCGCTGGTGACCTCGGCGGGCGCCACCCTGGTGTTGCCGGTGGCGTTCAAATATCTGATCGATCGTGGCTTCGCCGCGGGCGACCGGGCGCACATCGACCGCTATTTCCTCGCGCTATTCGCCGTTTCGCTGGTACTGGCCGGCGCCACGGCGCTGCGCTTTTACCTCGTGTCGTGGCTGGGCGAGCGGGTCACGGCCGACTTGCGGCGTGCGGTCTACGATCACGTGTTGCAGATGAGCCCGCAGTTCTTCGAGACCACGCAGACCGGCGAGGTCCTGTCACGGCTCACCGCCGACACCACCTTGATCCAGACAGTGGTGGGCACCAGCCTGTCGCTCGGATTGCGCAACTTCTTCCTCTTGACCGGCGGCGTGGCGATGCTGGCGGTGACGAGCCCGGTGCTGTCCGGCTACATCATCGCGACGCTGGTCGTGGTGGTCGCGCCTATCGTGATCTTCGGCAAGCGCGTGCGACGGCTCTCGCGCGCGAGCCAGGACAAGCTCGCCAACACCAGCGCGCTGGCGGGCGAGGTGCTCAATGCCATGCCGACCGTACAGTCGTATACGCAGGAGCCATTCGAGGCGCGGCGGTTCGCCGGCGCGGTGGAGGCGGCCTTCGAGACCGCGCTCACGCGCATTCGCGCGCGCGCCTGGTTGACCGCCGTGGTGATCGTGCTGGTGTTCACCGCCATCGTCTTCGTGTTGTGGCTCGGGGCACAGGCGGTGCTGGCCGGGCGGATGACGGCGGGCCAATTGTCCCAGTTCATTCTCTACGCGGTGTTCACGGCCGGCGCCGTGGGAGCGGTCGCCGAGGTGTGGGGCGATCTGCAGCGCGCTGCCGGCGCCACCGAACGTTTGCTGCAATTGCTGGCGGCGCGCTCGCCGGTGGTGGAGGCCGGGACCACGGTCGCGCTGCCCGCGAAAGGCGAGGGCATCCGCTTCGACAACGTCAGCTTCTCGTATCCATCGCGCCCAGGCATTGCCGCGCTGTCCGCACTCTCGCTCGATGTCCGTCCGGGCGAACATGTCGCCCTGGTCGGTCCGTCCGGCGCGGGCAAGACCACGCTGTTCCAGTTGCTGCTGCGCTTTTACGATCCGCAAGCCGGCCGCATTCTGATCAACGGCGTCCCGACTCGTGAGGTGCCGCTCGTCGAATTGCGCAAGGAAATCGGCGTGGTGCTGCAGGAATCGGTGATCTTTTCCGGGAGCGTACTCGAGAATATCCGCTATGGCGCGCCGCAAGCCACGCTCGCGCAAGTGCAGAAGGCCGCCGACATGGCTGCTGCGGCCGGCTTCATCGAAGAATTACCGCAAGGCTACGACACCTTTCTCGGCGAGCGCGGCGTGCGACTGTCCGGCGGACAGCGGCAGCGCATTGCGATCGCTCGCGCGATCCTGAAGAATCCGCCTATCCTGCTGCTGGACGAAGCGACCAGCGCGCTCGATGCCGCCAGCGAACGGCTGGTGCAAAAGGCGCTGGACAATGCCGCGCAGAACCGCACCACACTGGTCATTGCACACCGCCTCGCAACCGTCCAACAGGCCGACCGCATTGTCGTGCTTGAGCAGGGGCGTATCGTCGCGCAGGGTCGTCATGCCGAGCTGCTTCTGAGCTCTCCGCTCTATGCCCAGCTTGCAGCGTTGCAGTTCGGCGAGCAGTCGGGGCAGACGGCGTACGCGGCGCCGTGA
- a CDS encoding phosphorylase, with amino-acid sequence MENRRLPPGTLWPAMLRQAGHALRCGALQPIETFQSVIESGGMRFVVRQVSSLTRKEQQRRQTQKLHAGERPSVNPFLPYDPDLFVADVSDTHLALLNKFNVIDNHLLIVTRDFEPQDTLLNLADFESLIACMAEFDGIGFYNAGAAAGASQAHKHLQIMPLPLGDSEPPLPIESILAATLTEDQAQRVPGLPFRHAFARLESGAAISVDAAPSVLACYRALLEAAGVQPVEVSGELRHSAPYNLLVTRRWMLLVPRSEERVEGVSINALGFAGSLFVRDAAQMKVIERLGPMAALQRVALPTTAVR; translated from the coding sequence ATGGAAAATCGACGCCTGCCACCGGGAACGCTGTGGCCCGCCATGCTGCGCCAGGCCGGGCACGCGCTGCGCTGCGGCGCGCTGCAACCTATCGAGACCTTCCAGTCGGTAATCGAAAGCGGCGGCATGCGCTTTGTCGTGCGGCAGGTCTCGAGCCTGACCCGCAAGGAGCAGCAGCGCCGGCAAACGCAAAAGCTTCATGCAGGCGAGCGCCCATCGGTGAATCCATTCCTTCCCTACGACCCGGATCTCTTTGTCGCGGATGTCTCGGACACGCACTTGGCTTTGCTAAACAAGTTCAATGTCATCGACAATCATCTGCTGATCGTTACCCGTGATTTCGAACCGCAGGACACGCTCCTCAACCTCGCCGACTTCGAGTCGCTGATTGCCTGTATGGCCGAGTTCGACGGCATCGGTTTCTACAATGCAGGCGCCGCCGCGGGCGCGAGTCAGGCGCATAAGCATTTGCAAATCATGCCGCTGCCGCTCGGCGACTCTGAACCGCCGCTCCCCATCGAGTCCATTCTCGCAGCCACGCTCACCGAAGATCAGGCGCAACGCGTGCCAGGTCTGCCATTTCGGCACGCGTTCGCGCGCCTCGAGTCCGGCGCCGCGATCTCCGTGGATGCGGCGCCGTCGGTCCTCGCCTGTTATCGTGCTCTGCTCGAAGCCGCCGGCGTCCAGCCGGTCGAGGTCAGCGGTGAACTTCGGCACTCGGCGCCGTACAACCTGCTCGTTACACGCCGATGGATGCTGCTCGTACCAAGATCGGAAGAGCGTGTCGAGGGTGTATCGATCAACGCATTGGGATTCGCGGGATCGCTCTTCGTGCGTGACGCGGCGCAGATGAAAGTGATCGAGCGGCTCGGCCCGATGGCCGCGCTGCAGCGAGTCGCGCTACCCACCACCGCTGTGCGATAG
- a CDS encoding adenosine-specific kinase — translation MQMSAVTIVKPETTNFILGQTHFIKSVEDIHEAMVGTVPGIKFGLAFCEASGKRLVRRSGTEEGLIEMACNNAMSVAAGHSFFVFLGDGFYPVNVLNAIKAVPEVCRIFCATANPVEVLVAETNQGRGIVGVIDGFSPLGVEGEEDVQWRKDLLRTIGYKL, via the coding sequence ATGCAAATGTCCGCCGTCACAATCGTCAAGCCCGAAACGACCAACTTCATCCTCGGGCAAACCCATTTCATCAAATCCGTCGAGGATATTCACGAGGCAATGGTTGGCACCGTGCCCGGCATAAAGTTCGGCCTGGCGTTTTGCGAGGCCTCCGGCAAGCGCCTCGTGCGCCGCTCCGGCACCGAGGAGGGCCTGATCGAGATGGCTTGCAACAACGCGATGAGCGTTGCCGCCGGCCACAGCTTCTTTGTTTTTCTCGGCGACGGCTTTTACCCGGTCAACGTGCTGAACGCGATCAAGGCAGTCCCGGAGGTGTGCCGGATCTTCTGCGCGACAGCGAATCCCGTCGAAGTGTTGGTTGCGGAAACGAACCAGGGCCGTGGCATCGTCGGCGTGATCGACGGATTCTCCCCGCTCGGCGTCGAAGGCGAGGAAGACGTGCAATGGCGCAAGGACCTGTTGCGCACGATCGGCTACAAGCTTTAG
- a CDS encoding 3-(methylthio)propionyl-CoA ligase, giving the protein MTTPLPGQMMDVPLTVSSLLAHASRYFGTTEIVSKRVEGDVHRYTYRDCERRAKQLAQALIALGVEAGDRIGTLAWNGYRHLETYYGTTGFGAVCHTINPRLFPDQIAYIVNHADDSYVLFDLTFAPLVDTLAPQCPNVRGWIAMTDEAHMPRMSTAASCYETLLAGNDGQFDWPSIDERSASNLCYTSGTTGNPKGALYSHRSTVLHALGASLPDAMGLSARDCVLPVVPMFHVNAWGIAHAAPLNGTKLVFPGKDLDGKSLYELMEAERVTCSAGVPTVWLGLLNYVHEAGVRFSSLERTIIGGSACPPAMLRMFKDDYGVEAIHGWGMTEMSPLGTLARLNWEQTQRSPDEQRRLLEKQGHVVYGVDMKIVGDGGRELPWDGVTFGDLHVRGPWVIDSYFRRDASPLVDGWFPTGDVATIDRDGFMRITDRSKDLIKSGCEWISSIDIENVAVAHPAVAEAACIACAHPMWTERPLLVVVKRPDTHVTQDELRGFYEGKVAKWCIPDDVVFVDALPHTATGKLHKLKLREQFRDYILPSARKVQKCALTDRMTAGSGSTPEPE; this is encoded by the coding sequence ATGACGACACCGCTGCCTGGACAGATGATGGACGTGCCGCTGACGGTTTCTTCGTTGCTGGCGCACGCGTCGCGCTACTTCGGCACGACGGAGATCGTGTCGAAGCGCGTCGAGGGCGACGTGCATCGCTACACGTATCGCGACTGCGAGCGGCGCGCGAAGCAACTGGCGCAGGCGCTCATCGCGCTTGGCGTCGAAGCGGGTGACCGGATCGGCACGCTCGCATGGAACGGCTACCGGCACCTGGAAACGTACTACGGCACGACAGGCTTCGGCGCCGTCTGCCACACGATCAATCCGCGGCTTTTCCCCGACCAGATAGCCTATATCGTCAATCACGCCGACGACAGCTATGTGCTGTTCGACCTCACGTTCGCGCCGCTCGTCGACACGCTTGCGCCGCAATGTCCGAACGTGCGCGGCTGGATTGCGATGACGGACGAGGCGCATATGCCGCGCATGTCGACGGCCGCATCGTGCTACGAAACGTTGCTCGCGGGAAACGACGGCCAGTTCGACTGGCCGTCGATCGACGAGCGAAGCGCGTCGAATCTTTGCTACACGTCGGGCACGACGGGCAATCCGAAGGGCGCGCTGTATTCGCATCGCTCCACTGTGCTGCATGCGCTCGGCGCATCGCTTCCCGATGCGATGGGGCTATCCGCGCGCGATTGCGTGCTGCCCGTCGTGCCGATGTTCCATGTGAACGCGTGGGGCATTGCGCACGCCGCGCCGTTGAACGGCACGAAACTGGTGTTCCCCGGCAAGGACCTCGACGGCAAGTCGCTCTACGAACTGATGGAAGCCGAGCGCGTCACGTGTTCGGCGGGCGTGCCGACCGTGTGGCTCGGGCTGCTCAACTACGTGCACGAAGCGGGCGTACGGTTCTCGTCGCTGGAGCGCACGATAATCGGCGGCTCGGCGTGCCCTCCTGCAATGCTCAGGATGTTCAAGGACGATTATGGCGTCGAGGCCATCCATGGGTGGGGCATGACGGAGATGTCGCCGCTCGGTACGCTTGCCAGACTCAACTGGGAGCAGACGCAGCGCTCGCCCGACGAGCAACGCAGGCTGCTCGAGAAGCAGGGACATGTGGTCTATGGCGTCGACATGAAGATCGTCGGCGACGGCGGGCGCGAATTGCCGTGGGACGGCGTGACGTTCGGCGATCTGCATGTGCGCGGGCCGTGGGTGATCGACAGCTATTTCCGCCGCGATGCATCGCCGCTCGTCGACGGCTGGTTTCCGACCGGCGACGTCGCCACGATCGATCGCGACGGCTTCATGCGCATCACCGATCGCAGCAAGGACCTGATCAAGTCGGGCTGCGAGTGGATCAGTTCGATCGACATCGAGAACGTGGCGGTCGCGCATCCCGCGGTGGCGGAGGCGGCGTGTATTGCCTGCGCGCATCCCATGTGGACAGAGCGGCCGCTGCTGGTGGTCGTCAAGCGTCCCGATACCCATGTGACTCAGGACGAGTTGCGTGGATTCTACGAAGGCAAGGTCGCCAAGTGGTGCATTCCTGACGATGTCGTCTTCGTCGACGCGCTGCCACACACCGCAACCGGCAAGCTGCACAAGCTGAAGCTGCGCGAGCAGTTCCGCGATTACATATTGCCGTCGGCACGCAAAGTCCAGAAATGTGCTCTTACCGATCGGATGACGGCGGGCTCCGGGTCAACGCCCGAACCCGAATGA